A region from the Methanomassiliicoccales archaeon genome encodes:
- a CDS encoding DNA-directed RNA polymerase subunit A' has product MMRGVSKRIGSIKFACLSPDEVRKMSASKIITADTYDDDGFPIDLGLMDPHLGVIEPGLRCKTCGHKVDECPGHFGHIDLAMPVIHVGYVKELKKLLQSTCRICGRLLLTEDQAREYRETMEQMEEMGHDAQDIRLISKETAKDASSRPTCPHCGAEQMKITLDKPTTFREEGHKLTPKEVRERMERIPDPDLVPLGIAPAACRPEWMVLTALPVPPVTVRPSITLESGDRSEDDLTHKLVDVLRINQRLRENRDAGAPQLIVEDLWELLQYHITTYFDNQTSGIPPARHRSGRPLKTLVQRLKGKEGRFRSNLSGKRVNFSARTVISPDPGLSINEVGVPEEAARELTIPVFATKSNLPILKEIVKRGVNPKSEHYLPGVNYIIRPDGRRIKVTDKNAETVADAVDVGFIVERHLMDGDVVLFNRQPSLHRMSMMAHTVRVMPWKTFRLNLCVCPPYNADFDGDEMNLHVLQSEEARAEAQILMKVQEHILSPRFGGPVIGAIHDHITGTFLLTHKNPRFTRSETLFILASVKHRPLPEPIKEGKNEFWTGKQLFSLILPEDLKIAFKSSICRKCAVCQKDKCDLDAFVKIKNGVLLHGTIDEKAVGAFKGKILDKIARDYGSDSARELIDNVTRLAIGAIMVRGFTTGIDDEDIPEDATRQIEEVVREAIARVDALVAAYHKGELDQMPGRSMEETLEVEIMKVLGKARDDAGQIASRHLGLENSAVIMARSGARGSMLNLSQMAGCIGQQAVRGERLKRGYWNRTLPHFKPGDLGAQARGFVTNSYKSGLTPTEFFFHSMGGREGLVDTAVRTSRSGYMQRRLVNALEDLKLKQDGTVRNTADSIIQFNYGDDGIDPCRAISSKPVDIDDILVEVLGEEAELLGRIEERGVTGYATVEKDLMETEEEEEEYEEPEFEGGGEE; this is encoded by the coding sequence ATGATGCGCGGTGTCTCGAAAAGGATCGGTTCGATCAAGTTCGCCTGCCTTTCTCCTGACGAGGTCAGGAAGATGTCCGCCTCCAAGATCATCACCGCGGATACCTACGATGACGATGGTTTCCCCATCGACTTGGGCCTGATGGACCCACATCTGGGCGTTATCGAACCGGGGCTCAGGTGCAAGACCTGCGGGCACAAGGTGGACGAATGCCCAGGGCACTTCGGCCATATCGACCTAGCGATGCCGGTCATCCACGTCGGCTACGTGAAGGAGTTGAAGAAGCTCCTCCAGTCGACCTGCCGCATCTGCGGCCGCCTGCTTCTGACGGAGGACCAGGCGAGAGAGTACCGCGAGACGATGGAGCAGATGGAGGAGATGGGCCACGACGCCCAGGACATCCGTCTGATCTCCAAGGAGACGGCCAAAGACGCCTCCTCCAGACCAACCTGCCCCCATTGCGGCGCGGAGCAGATGAAGATCACCCTGGACAAGCCGACCACCTTCCGGGAGGAGGGGCACAAGCTCACCCCCAAGGAGGTCAGGGAGCGCATGGAACGCATCCCCGACCCGGACCTCGTACCTCTGGGCATCGCCCCGGCCGCCTGCCGGCCAGAATGGATGGTGCTGACCGCACTGCCCGTTCCGCCGGTGACCGTGAGGCCGAGCATCACCCTCGAGTCCGGCGATCGTTCCGAGGACGACCTGACCCATAAGCTGGTGGACGTGCTGCGCATCAACCAGCGCCTGCGAGAGAACCGAGATGCGGGCGCGCCGCAGCTCATCGTGGAGGACCTATGGGAGCTGCTGCAGTATCACATCACCACCTACTTCGATAACCAAACCTCGGGCATCCCGCCTGCCAGGCACCGTTCCGGTAGGCCGTTGAAGACCTTGGTGCAGAGGCTGAAGGGCAAGGAGGGGAGGTTCCGTTCCAACCTGTCTGGTAAGAGGGTCAACTTCTCCGCCCGTACCGTCATCTCGCCCGACCCGGGGCTATCGATCAATGAGGTCGGGGTGCCGGAGGAGGCAGCCAGAGAGCTGACCATTCCGGTCTTCGCCACCAAGAGCAACCTGCCCATCCTTAAGGAGATAGTCAAGCGGGGCGTGAACCCCAAGAGCGAACACTATCTGCCAGGGGTCAACTACATCATCCGCCCGGACGGCCGACGCATCAAGGTCACGGACAAGAACGCCGAGACGGTGGCCGACGCAGTGGATGTGGGATTCATCGTGGAAAGGCACCTCATGGACGGGGACGTGGTCCTGTTCAACCGGCAGCCTTCGCTGCACCGCATGTCCATGATGGCGCACACCGTGCGCGTCATGCCCTGGAAGACCTTCCGCTTGAACCTGTGCGTCTGTCCCCCCTACAACGCCGATTTCGACGGGGACGAGATGAATCTGCACGTGCTGCAATCGGAGGAGGCCAGGGCCGAAGCGCAGATACTGATGAAAGTGCAGGAGCACATCCTTTCGCCTCGATTCGGCGGTCCGGTCATAGGCGCCATCCACGACCACATCACCGGCACCTTCCTGCTCACGCACAAAAATCCCCGCTTCACGCGCTCGGAGACCCTTTTCATCTTGGCAAGTGTCAAGCACCGCCCCCTGCCAGAGCCGATCAAGGAGGGAAAGAACGAGTTCTGGACCGGCAAACAGCTGTTCTCGCTCATTCTGCCCGAGGACCTGAAGATCGCCTTCAAGTCCTCCATCTGCCGGAAGTGCGCAGTATGCCAGAAGGACAAGTGCGACCTGGACGCCTTCGTCAAGATCAAGAACGGAGTGCTGCTCCACGGCACCATCGACGAGAAAGCGGTCGGCGCGTTCAAAGGCAAGATCCTGGACAAGATCGCCCGCGACTATGGCTCGGACAGCGCCCGGGAGCTCATCGACAACGTGACCCGCCTGGCGATTGGTGCGATCATGGTGCGCGGCTTCACCACCGGCATCGATGACGAGGATATTCCGGAGGATGCCACGCGACAGATCGAGGAGGTCGTGCGCGAGGCCATCGCCCGGGTGGATGCTTTGGTCGCAGCCTACCATAAGGGCGAGCTGGATCAGATGCCAGGGCGCAGCATGGAGGAGACCCTGGAGGTGGAGATCATGAAAGTGCTCGGCAAGGCCAGGGATGATGCCGGGCAGATCGCTTCCCGCCACCTCGGTCTAGAGAACTCGGCGGTCATCATGGCCCGTTCCGGTGCCAGAGGTTCGATGCTCAACCTGTCCCAGATGGCCGGTTGCATCGGCCAGCAAGCCGTCCGGGGAGAGAGGCTGAAGCGCGGCTACTGGAACCGCACCCTGCCGCACTTCAAACCAGGCGACCTCGGAGCGCAGGCCCGGGGCTTCGTCACCAACTCCTACAAGTCCGGACTGACCCCGACCGAGTTTTTCTTCCACTCCATGGGTGGTCGAGAGGGCCTGGTCGATACGGCCGTGCGTACCTCGCGTTCCGGTTACATGCAACGGCGGCTCGTCAACGCCCTGGAGGACCTGAAGCTCAAGCAGGACGGGACGGTGCGCAACACCGCCGATTCCATCATCCAGTTCAACTACGGCGACGATGGGATCGACCCGTGTCGTGCCATCTCCTCCAAACCGGTGGACATCGACGACATCCTGGTCGAGGTGCTGGGCGAAGAGGCTGAGCTTCTCGGCCGCATCGAGGAGCGAGGCGTGACCGGCTACGCCACCGTGGAGAAGGACCTCATGGAGACCGAGGAGGAAGAGGAAGAGTACGAAGAGCCGGAGTTCGAGGGCGGAGGTGAGGAGTGA
- a CDS encoding DNA-directed RNA polymerase subunit H codes for MIILSEGVQFNVFNHELVPAHHLLSEEDAKSVLEALKIDKDQLPKIRRSDPCIRLLEEKYGHIKEGRVVKVIRRSVTAERADAYRLVVRG; via the coding sequence GTGATTATTCTGAGCGAGGGTGTGCAGTTCAATGTCTTCAATCATGAACTTGTGCCGGCCCACCATCTCCTGAGCGAGGAGGATGCCAAGTCGGTGCTAGAGGCTCTGAAGATTGACAAGGACCAATTGCCGAAGATCCGCCGCAGCGATCCCTGCATCAGGCTGCTGGAGGAGAAGTACGGTCACATCAAGGAAGGCAGGGTCGTCAAGGTCATCAGGCGGTCCGTGACCGCCGAGAGGGCGGACGCCTATCGTCTGGTAGTCAGAGGGTGA
- a CDS encoding NADP-dependent malic enzyme codes for MRYHSHYGGKIEVVPKCVVRSMDDFAIWYTPGVAEPCRAIEKDPEAAYDLTNKWNTVAVVSDGTRVLGLGDIGPLAGLPVMEGKALLFKYLGGVDAVPICLDTKDVNNIVNVVKWLTPSFGGINLEDISQPKCFTILDRLRKEMEIPVWHDDQQGTATIVTAGAMNALKLVGKKINEARVAMVGAGAANIAISRALIAAGVDVKKIIMTDSKGILNTGRRDLQDRFPEKWSMALRSDWEGRVGGDAEAIKGADLLIAASRPGPGVITKEMVRSMAKDAIVFATANPMPEIWPWEAKEAGARIVATGRSDFPNQVNNSLVFPAVFRGALDVRATKITDEMCIAAAMELAKTAEDKGLREDYIVPTMGDWDAFPREATAVGMKAIEQGVARKKFSRNELFDRAQEIIKRSRSQTEALFKAGYIPAPPV; via the coding sequence ATGAGGTACCATTCTCACTATGGCGGCAAGATCGAGGTCGTGCCGAAGTGCGTCGTACGCAGCATGGATGATTTCGCTATCTGGTATACGCCTGGAGTAGCGGAGCCGTGCCGAGCGATCGAGAAGGACCCGGAGGCGGCTTATGACCTTACGAACAAGTGGAACACCGTGGCCGTGGTCTCTGATGGAACGAGGGTGCTCGGTTTGGGTGACATCGGCCCTCTGGCCGGGCTGCCGGTGATGGAAGGGAAGGCCTTGCTCTTCAAGTATCTGGGCGGGGTGGACGCCGTCCCCATATGCCTGGACACCAAGGACGTGAACAACATCGTGAATGTGGTCAAGTGGTTGACACCCTCCTTCGGCGGCATCAATCTGGAGGACATCTCCCAGCCCAAGTGCTTCACCATATTGGACCGGCTGCGGAAGGAGATGGAGATCCCGGTCTGGCACGATGATCAGCAGGGCACGGCCACCATCGTCACCGCGGGAGCCATGAACGCCCTCAAGCTGGTGGGAAAGAAGATCAACGAGGCGCGCGTGGCCATGGTCGGGGCCGGGGCGGCGAACATCGCCATCTCCCGAGCGCTCATCGCCGCTGGCGTGGACGTCAAGAAGATCATCATGACCGATAGCAAAGGCATCCTCAATACCGGAAGGAGGGACCTTCAGGACCGCTTCCCGGAGAAGTGGAGCATGGCCCTCCGCTCGGACTGGGAAGGAAGGGTCGGAGGGGATGCGGAAGCGATCAAAGGGGCGGATCTGCTCATAGCCGCTTCTAGGCCCGGACCAGGCGTGATCACCAAGGAAATGGTCCGGTCCATGGCCAAAGATGCCATCGTCTTCGCCACGGCGAACCCGATGCCGGAGATATGGCCCTGGGAGGCGAAGGAGGCCGGGGCCAGGATCGTGGCCACAGGACGATCCGACTTCCCGAACCAAGTGAACAACTCCCTGGTGTTCCCGGCCGTCTTCCGCGGCGCTCTGGACGTTCGGGCGACGAAGATCACGGACGAGATGTGCATCGCCGCCGCCATGGAACTGGCCAAGACCGCCGAGGACAAAGGGCTGAGGGAGGACTACATCGTCCCCACCATGGGGGATTGGGACGCGTTCCCCAGAGAAGCGACCGCCGTGGGAATGAAAGCCATCGAACAGGGAGTGGCAAGAAAGAAGTTCAGTCGGAATGAGCTCTTCGACAGGGCACAAGAGATCATCAAACGCAGTCGCAGCCAGACAGAGGCGCTCTTCAAGGCAGGCTACATCCCAGCGCCACCGGTCTAG
- a CDS encoding zinc finger domain-containing protein, translated as MENEKVCSSCGVRLTRKKTTFFPCPNCGQTEIGRCSNCRDQSVNYVCGKCGFTGP; from the coding sequence ATGGAGAACGAGAAGGTTTGCAGCTCATGCGGTGTCAGATTGACAAGGAAGAAGACCACCTTTTTCCCCTGCCCGAACTGCGGTCAGACGGAGATCGGCCGCTGCTCCAACTGCCGTGACCAGAGCGTGAATTACGTCTGCGGCAAGTGCGGCTTCACTGGACCTTAG
- a CDS encoding radical SAM protein: MVKVLIVDGYIDEPASLGVPPYISPLVRATFGAAKDAGAEVALVNIDQLRASGAMPKADVTVLLGGCAVPGRYLRGMPASDREVLQLASRASGTRVLGGPATLEERMRGTGLFELIANRDPAASLFDLLETGKSNDRWRSLEEWNRWLLLGADSVLDHPDYPQPLIAEVETYRGCVRYRSGGCSFCVEPLKGKPLHREPEQIVEEVRRLRELDVVNFRLGAQTCIVSYKSFEEDSDSPTPNPEAIETLLRGIASLKPQVLHLDNANPAVIADHPNESKAVIESMVRHCTSGNVLALGMESADPVVVDANNLNATAGQVMDAVRIINSLGRERGPTGLPKLLPGLNFIVGLDGETRNTLELNLEFLRQVRSEGLWLRRINIRQVMPIRRSFEGGATHSQFIRFKETVREEIDHPMLREMLPVGTLLKDVYMELGEGKRTFGRQIGTYPLLIGFNYALKLRRFVDAKVVDWGRRSATAIQYPLDLNSCPLAALESLPMVGRKRAMRILRYRPYANLDELQSALDEPGLASKLEQYIFFP; this comes from the coding sequence ATGGTCAAGGTCCTCATTGTAGACGGTTACATCGATGAGCCGGCATCGCTGGGCGTACCTCCATACATCTCACCGCTGGTACGCGCAACGTTCGGTGCAGCCAAGGATGCGGGGGCCGAGGTCGCCCTGGTCAACATCGATCAGCTGCGCGCCTCGGGCGCCATGCCCAAGGCGGACGTGACCGTTCTGCTGGGCGGATGCGCGGTCCCGGGACGCTATCTGCGAGGCATGCCCGCCTCCGACAGGGAGGTGCTGCAACTGGCCTCACGCGCATCAGGAACCAGAGTGCTGGGCGGACCGGCGACCCTGGAGGAAAGGATGAGGGGGACGGGGCTCTTCGAACTCATCGCCAACCGAGACCCGGCCGCATCGTTGTTCGACCTGCTGGAGACAGGAAAGAGCAATGACCGTTGGCGGTCGCTGGAGGAATGGAACCGCTGGTTGCTGCTCGGAGCGGACTCGGTGCTCGATCATCCTGACTACCCTCAGCCGCTCATCGCTGAGGTCGAGACCTACCGGGGCTGCGTTCGCTATCGTAGCGGGGGATGCTCGTTCTGCGTCGAACCTCTCAAAGGCAAGCCGCTTCATCGCGAGCCGGAGCAGATCGTCGAAGAGGTGCGTCGGTTGCGAGAGCTGGACGTAGTCAATTTCCGTCTGGGAGCGCAGACGTGCATCGTCTCCTACAAGTCCTTCGAGGAGGACAGCGATTCGCCGACGCCGAACCCGGAGGCCATCGAGACCCTCTTGCGCGGCATCGCTTCCTTGAAGCCGCAGGTGCTACACCTGGACAACGCCAATCCGGCGGTCATCGCCGACCACCCCAACGAATCCAAGGCCGTCATCGAGAGCATGGTCCGCCACTGCACCAGCGGGAACGTTCTTGCACTGGGGATGGAGAGCGCCGATCCGGTCGTGGTAGATGCGAACAACCTGAATGCTACCGCGGGGCAGGTCATGGACGCGGTGCGCATCATAAACTCCCTGGGAAGGGAGAGGGGGCCAACTGGATTGCCGAAGCTCTTGCCCGGCCTGAACTTCATAGTGGGATTGGACGGTGAGACCCGCAATACGCTAGAGCTCAACCTGGAATTCTTGCGCCAGGTGCGTTCGGAAGGCCTATGGCTGAGGCGGATCAACATCCGTCAGGTCATGCCCATCCGCCGCAGCTTCGAAGGCGGCGCCACTCACTCGCAGTTCATCCGCTTCAAGGAAACGGTAAGGGAGGAGATCGACCACCCCATGCTCCGGGAGATGCTGCCCGTCGGCACGTTGCTGAAGGACGTCTACATGGAGCTGGGAGAGGGCAAGCGCACCTTCGGACGCCAGATCGGCACCTATCCGCTGCTTATCGGCTTCAATTATGCCCTCAAGCTGAGAAGGTTCGTGGACGCCAAGGTGGTCGACTGGGGACGCCGTTCCGCGACCGCCATACAGTATCCTCTGGACCTCAACTCCTGTCCGCTCGCGGCCTTGGAATCGTTGCCAATGGTGGGCAGGAAGAGAGCGATGCGCATCCTCAGGTACCGTCCCTACGCCAACCTCGACGAACTCCAGAGCGCTCTGGACGAGCCAGGTCTCGCCTCGAAGCTGGAGCAGTACATCTTTTTCCCATGA
- a CDS encoding elongation factor 1-beta yields the protein MAVTYQLLPEETSFDMEGLKARIASIMPEGVTVAKATIRPFAFGLKALDIVCTMKDTDGLSDALEEKLRTIEGIQGVENTGITLI from the coding sequence GTGGCGGTCACATATCAGCTCTTGCCCGAGGAGACCTCCTTCGACATGGAGGGTCTGAAAGCACGCATCGCCAGCATCATGCCTGAAGGGGTCACGGTGGCCAAGGCGACGATCAGGCCCTTCGCTTTCGGCCTGAAGGCGTTGGACATCGTGTGCACGATGAAGGACACCGATGGGCTCTCGGACGCACTGGAAGAGAAGCTGCGTACCATCGAAGGCATCCAGGGCGTCGAGAACACCGGCATCACGCTCATCTGA
- a CDS encoding DNA-directed RNA polymerase subunit B — MRLLRDLVELYFKERSIVNHHIASINDFLSTIDNPNSRMQKIVDNLRVSAEDIDRGIIRLDPEKTDGRIVEIRVGRKRDDKTEAIDPQARPTVHIKLPEMREANGYVHTLTPMEARLRNLNYLAPVQLDFTVVEDGIEKEPEKVRIGDLPVMVKSKRCTLHKDNLEGERELTDDEYRQKLISSGEDPIDPGGYFIIGGTERVLITLEDLAPNRVMVEFNECYGTKLEVAKVFSQREGHRALTLVEKKRDGMLMVTVPAASGQIPLIALMKALGMESDEEIYNAIVSKDEMANIVYANIEECQDKKLFPPNGIFTTDDAVLYLERKFATGQAKEYRVKKVESIIDRSLLPHLGDTREDRMKKAIFLGRIARSVLELYLGERKEDDKDHYANKRLKLAGDLMEDLFRVAFTNLMKDLKYQLERSYARKKDLRISSAIRPDLLTHRLLHALATGNWVGGRAGVSQLLDRTSNMSTLSHLRCITSSLTRSQPHFEARDLHPTQWGRLCPSETPEGQNCGLVKNAALIIDVSEGFREEDVAFMLKDLGLKEVKGPAAGTRVYVNGDLKGVCDNSTTLVNEVRQRRRIGLLSHEINVRYDHDMDEIIINCDEGRLRRPLIVLKDGRTVLTRKHMEDIREGKTHWTDLIREGVIEWIDAEEEEDTLIAIEPYQVPDRCPSCGVALSPTYVDWMNPGGVEDNAVLRCHHCNAHMDAPLLLTPEHTHLEVDPMVILGCCSGLVPYPEHNSSPRVTMGSGMAKQSLGLSSSNYRKRPDTRGHLLHYPQKPMVQTGIMKFVSFNERPAGQNFVVAVLSYHGYNMEDALILNKASVDRGLGRSSFMRTYRAEERRYPGGQEDHFEIPSPDVRGARADLSYGSLGEDGLISPETAVGGGDVLIGKTSPPRFLEEETDFLTPQKRRETSITCRPGETGWVDSVMLTESENGSRLVKVKVRDERVPELGDKFASRHGQKGVVGLIVPQENMPFTADGVMPDLIINPHAIPSRMTVAHVLEMIGGKVGAMESRLVDGTPFSGEREEAIRESLVKNGFMHTGKEVMYDGLTGQIIGAEIFVGVIYYQKLHHMVSGKMHVRSRGPVQILTRQPTEGRSRQGGLRFGEMERDCLIAHGAAMVIKDRLLDESDGTFQYVCGNSNCGHIAILDRRGSLKCPVCGNNTNVHLVQTSYAFKLLLDELLSLGVAMRLQLEDLR; from the coding sequence GTGAGACTCTTGCGTGATCTGGTAGAGCTCTATTTCAAGGAGAGAAGCATCGTCAACCACCACATAGCTAGCATCAACGACTTCCTCTCCACCATAGACAATCCCAACAGCCGAATGCAGAAGATCGTCGACAACCTCCGCGTCTCGGCGGAGGACATCGACCGCGGCATCATCCGATTGGACCCGGAGAAGACGGACGGGCGCATCGTTGAGATCCGAGTCGGCCGGAAGAGGGACGACAAGACCGAGGCCATCGACCCCCAGGCGAGGCCGACGGTGCACATCAAGCTGCCTGAGATGCGAGAGGCCAACGGCTACGTCCATACGCTCACCCCCATGGAAGCGAGGCTGCGCAACCTCAACTACCTGGCCCCGGTACAATTGGACTTCACCGTCGTGGAGGACGGCATCGAGAAGGAGCCGGAGAAGGTACGCATCGGAGACCTGCCGGTGATGGTCAAGTCCAAGCGTTGCACCCTGCACAAGGACAACCTGGAGGGGGAGCGCGAACTCACCGATGACGAGTATCGGCAGAAGCTCATCTCCTCTGGCGAGGACCCGATCGACCCGGGCGGCTACTTCATCATCGGCGGCACGGAGCGCGTTCTGATCACCCTCGAGGACCTGGCACCGAACCGGGTCATGGTCGAGTTCAACGAGTGCTACGGCACCAAGCTGGAAGTGGCCAAGGTCTTCTCGCAGAGAGAAGGACACCGGGCCCTGACCCTGGTGGAGAAGAAGCGCGACGGCATGCTCATGGTGACCGTGCCCGCCGCCTCCGGACAGATACCCCTCATCGCCCTGATGAAGGCCCTGGGCATGGAGAGCGACGAGGAGATCTACAACGCCATCGTCTCCAAGGACGAAATGGCGAACATCGTTTACGCTAACATCGAGGAATGCCAGGACAAGAAGCTCTTCCCCCCCAACGGCATATTCACCACCGACGACGCCGTCCTTTACCTGGAGCGGAAGTTCGCCACCGGCCAAGCGAAAGAATACCGGGTGAAGAAGGTGGAGAGCATCATCGACCGCTCCCTCCTACCCCACCTGGGCGATACCAGAGAGGACCGGATGAAGAAGGCCATATTCCTCGGCCGCATCGCCCGCTCCGTGCTGGAGCTTTATCTGGGCGAAAGAAAAGAGGACGACAAGGACCACTACGCCAACAAGCGTCTGAAGCTCGCTGGCGACCTGATGGAGGACCTGTTCCGGGTGGCCTTCACCAACCTCATGAAGGACCTCAAGTATCAGCTGGAGCGCTCCTATGCTAGGAAGAAGGACCTGCGCATCAGTTCGGCCATCAGACCGGACCTGCTGACGCACCGTTTGCTCCACGCTCTGGCGACGGGCAACTGGGTGGGCGGAAGGGCGGGCGTCTCGCAGCTTCTGGACCGCACCTCGAACATGTCCACGCTCTCGCACCTGCGCTGCATCACTTCCTCGCTCACCCGCTCCCAGCCTCACTTCGAGGCGCGCGACCTGCACCCGACCCAATGGGGCCGGTTGTGCCCGAGCGAGACCCCGGAAGGGCAGAACTGCGGGCTGGTGAAGAACGCCGCCCTCATCATCGACGTGTCTGAGGGATTCCGGGAGGAGGACGTGGCCTTCATGCTCAAGGACCTGGGGCTGAAGGAGGTAAAGGGACCGGCCGCCGGGACCCGGGTCTATGTCAACGGCGATCTCAAAGGGGTCTGCGACAACTCCACGACCCTGGTGAACGAGGTGAGGCAGAGACGGAGGATCGGGCTGCTCTCGCACGAGATCAACGTTCGCTACGACCACGACATGGACGAGATCATAATCAATTGCGACGAAGGCCGCCTGCGCCGACCGCTCATCGTTCTGAAGGACGGGAGGACGGTCCTCACGCGCAAGCACATGGAGGACATCCGGGAGGGCAAGACCCACTGGACCGACCTCATCCGGGAAGGCGTCATCGAATGGATCGATGCAGAAGAGGAGGAGGACACCCTCATCGCCATCGAACCCTACCAGGTGCCGGACCGGTGCCCCAGCTGCGGCGTGGCCCTCTCCCCCACCTACGTGGATTGGATGAACCCTGGTGGAGTGGAGGACAATGCGGTCCTGCGCTGCCATCACTGCAACGCGCATATGGATGCGCCTTTGCTACTGACGCCCGAGCACACTCACCTGGAGGTGGACCCGATGGTCATCCTCGGCTGCTGCTCCGGCCTGGTGCCATATCCAGAGCACAACTCTTCGCCAAGGGTCACCATGGGCTCCGGCATGGCCAAGCAGTCCCTCGGTCTGAGCTCCAGCAACTACCGCAAGCGCCCAGATACCCGGGGGCATCTGCTGCACTATCCGCAGAAGCCGATGGTGCAGACCGGCATCATGAAGTTCGTATCGTTCAACGAGCGGCCGGCGGGGCAGAACTTCGTGGTCGCCGTCCTTTCATACCACGGTTACAACATGGAAGACGCCCTCATCCTCAACAAGGCGTCGGTGGACCGTGGACTGGGTCGAAGCTCCTTCATGCGTACCTACAGGGCGGAGGAGCGCCGCTACCCCGGAGGGCAAGAGGATCATTTCGAGATCCCATCGCCTGATGTCCGAGGAGCGAGAGCGGACCTCTCCTACGGAAGCCTGGGCGAGGACGGTCTGATATCGCCCGAGACCGCTGTGGGAGGGGGCGACGTGCTCATCGGCAAGACCTCGCCGCCTCGTTTCCTGGAAGAGGAGACGGACTTCCTGACCCCTCAGAAGAGAAGGGAGACGTCCATCACCTGCCGGCCCGGAGAGACTGGCTGGGTGGACAGCGTCATGTTGACCGAGTCGGAGAACGGTTCCCGCCTGGTCAAGGTGAAGGTGCGCGACGAGCGCGTGCCCGAGCTGGGCGACAAGTTCGCCTCCAGGCACGGGCAGAAGGGCGTGGTCGGGTTGATCGTCCCACAGGAGAACATGCCTTTCACCGCCGACGGAGTGATGCCGGACCTGATCATCAACCCGCACGCCATCCCGTCCCGTATGACCGTCGCCCATGTCCTGGAGATGATCGGAGGGAAAGTGGGGGCCATGGAGTCCCGCCTGGTCGACGGCACTCCCTTCTCGGGAGAGAGGGAGGAGGCCATCCGCGAATCATTGGTGAAGAACGGCTTCATGCACACGGGCAAGGAGGTCATGTACGACGGCCTCACCGGTCAGATAATCGGCGCGGAAATCTTCGTGGGCGTCATCTACTACCAGAAGCTGCATCACATGGTCTCGGGCAAGATGCACGTCCGCTCCCGCGGACCGGTGCAGATACTCACCCGCCAGCCGACCGAGGGTCGTTCTAGGCAGGGTGGCCTGAGATTCGGCGAGATGGAGCGCGACTGCCTCATCGCGCACGGCGCGGCCATGGTCATCAAGGACCGACTGCTGGACGAATCCGACGGCACGTTCCAATACGTGTGCGGCAACTCCAATTGCGGGCACATAGCCATCCTGGACCGCCGGGGCTCTCTGAAATGCCCGGTGTGCGGCAACAACACCAACGTGCACCTGGTGCAGACATCCTACGCCTTCAAACTGCTTCTGGATGAACTGCTGTCGCTTGGCGTGGCCATGCGCCTTCAACTGGAGGACTTGCGATGA